The Acidimicrobiales bacterium genome has a window encoding:
- a CDS encoding metallopeptidase TldD-related protein, whose protein sequence is AEGLLIRDGARAEPVREVTIASTIQRMLSTVVAVGADLEWLPGIAAGLTLAIGDVSLSGS, encoded by the coding sequence GCCGAGGGACTCCTCATCCGTGACGGCGCTCGGGCCGAGCCGGTCCGGGAGGTCACCATCGCCTCGACCATCCAGCGCATGCTGAGCACCGTGGTGGCCGTGGGCGCCGACCTCGAGTGGCTGCCCGGCATCGCGGCCGGCCTGACCCTCGCCATCGGCGACGTGAGCCTCAGCGGGTCCTAA